From Ruminococcus sp. HUN007, a single genomic window includes:
- a CDS encoding energy-coupling factor transporter transmembrane component T, protein MKGFLDYKDGNSVFHRMNPLSKLILAVVLCAMCFVSSNIYFVAGVIVINLLIAFAAGIHKMALSILSGLSKLSVVLFIVQVLFVRTGNTLFTIPGLKLPITDDGVYFSLLFVLRLLATALPLAIMLSVTQMSDLANVMVSKLKIPYKYAFAVITVIRFIPVFASEMAGIIESQTARGVEFDTKNIFKKIGLIIPLCVPLLISSVKKIDSSAIAAELRGFNRRTAKSGYKKYPFGSNDIFAVLICAVVIAGGIMI, encoded by the coding sequence ATGAAAGGATTTCTTGACTATAAAGACGGTAATTCTGTGTTTCACAGGATGAATCCGCTTTCAAAGCTTATTCTTGCTGTTGTACTCTGCGCAATGTGCTTTGTAAGTTCAAATATATATTTCGTAGCCGGAGTTATTGTTATAAATCTTCTTATAGCATTTGCAGCCGGAATACATAAAATGGCTTTATCTATTTTATCTGGCCTTTCCAAACTTTCTGTTGTACTCTTCATTGTACAGGTCCTTTTCGTTAGAACAGGAAATACGCTTTTTACAATTCCGGGACTTAAATTACCGATAACGGATGACGGCGTGTATTTTTCACTTCTTTTTGTACTCAGACTCCTGGCAACAGCTCTTCCGCTTGCGATTATGCTCTCAGTTACACAGATGAGTGATCTTGCAAACGTAATGGTTTCAAAGCTGAAAATACCTTATAAATATGCATTTGCAGTTATCACGGTAATTCGTTTTATTCCGGTATTCGCATCTGAAATGGCTGGCATTATCGAGTCACAGACCGCACGAGGCGTTGAATTTGATACAAAGAATATCTTCAAAAAAATAGGACTTATAATTCCTCTCTGTGTTCCGCTCCTTATATCATCTGTTAAGAAGATAGATTCAAGCGCAATAGCAGCAGAGCTTCGCGGCTTCAACCGCAGAACAGCAAAAAGCGGATATAAAAAATATCCTTTCGGCAGCAACGACATCTTTGCTGTACTTATCTGTGCAGTGGTTATCGCCGGGGGTATAATGATATAA
- a CDS encoding ABC transporter ATP-binding protein, producing MIDFKNVCFRYETEDTIKNLNFHIDKGDFVAILGSNGAGKTTMSKLFNGILKPTSGDVTINGFNTKTTRTSMLAKHIGFLFQNPDRQICKNTIRDELMFSMECIGADTAEAQKRVDAIIEKFGFDPTHDPFSLSRGERQKIALASIIVTEPDVLILDEPTTGLDYAECMQILNIVSELNSRGTTVVMVTHDMELVLDFAKKVLVMTDGRMIAFDEMRKVMKNMEVLSEARLLPPQIADLALRFEGFDDVYTHEEMLQKIREKVRV from the coding sequence ATGATCGATTTTAAAAATGTATGTTTCAGATATGAAACAGAAGATACTATTAAGAATCTTAACTTTCATATAGATAAAGGGGATTTTGTTGCAATACTCGGTTCCAACGGCGCCGGTAAAACAACAATGAGCAAGCTGTTCAACGGTATATTAAAGCCGACATCAGGCGATGTTACCATAAATGGTTTCAACACAAAGACAACACGTACAAGTATGCTTGCGAAACATATAGGATTTCTGTTTCAGAACCCGGACAGACAGATATGCAAAAACACAATACGTGACGAGCTTATGTTCAGCATGGAATGCATAGGAGCTGATACGGCTGAAGCTCAGAAGCGTGTTGATGCTATAATAGAGAAATTCGGCTTTGATCCGACCCATGATCCGTTCAGTTTAAGCCGCGGTGAACGCCAGAAGATCGCACTTGCATCAATTATAGTCACTGAACCGGATGTTCTTATACTTGACGAGCCTACTACGGGACTTGACTACGCAGAGTGCATGCAGATACTTAATATAGTATCTGAACTGAATTCACGCGGCACTACTGTCGTTATGGTCACTCATGATATGGAACTTGTTCTTGACTTCGCTAAGAAAGTCCTTGTGATGACTGACGGAAGAATGATAGCTTTCGATGAAATGAGAAAAGTCATGAAGAACATGGAAGTACTTTCCGAAGCGAGACTTTTACCGCCTCAGATAGCTGATCTCGCTCTTCGCTTTGAAGGCTTTGACGATGTTTATACTCATGAGGAAATGCTTCAGAAAATCAGAGAAAAGGTGAGGGTGTAA
- a CDS encoding ABC transporter ATP-binding protein, with the protein MIEFNNLKFMYSGGKKFALDGIDLTINDGEFIGVIGPSGAGKSTLTYAINGTVPHHYKGDFYGAVKVNGLDTVDNKPEKIAGEVGCVFQDIDAQMTATIVEDEILFGLENFGCPAEEIEERIDEALKALRIEKLRTRSIGTLSGGQKQKTAIAAMIALRPKILVLDEPTGELDPQSSREIFELLKELNRKYGMTVIVVEQKIMLQCEFADKLLVIDGGKAVHFDTVEKVLEHSEDLENMGINCPRIVTLARMLHENGLYSGEYPAELDSAEKMVRSIL; encoded by the coding sequence ATGATCGAATTTAACAATCTGAAGTTTATGTATTCGGGCGGTAAGAAATTTGCTCTTGACGGTATTGATCTGACAATTAACGACGGTGAGTTCATCGGAGTAATAGGACCAAGCGGCGCAGGTAAATCGACTCTTACCTATGCGATCAACGGAACAGTACCACACCACTACAAGGGCGATTTTTACGGTGCTGTAAAGGTGAACGGCCTTGATACAGTTGATAACAAGCCTGAAAAGATAGCAGGGGAAGTGGGATGCGTTTTTCAGGATATCGACGCTCAGATGACGGCAACAATCGTTGAAGATGAAATACTTTTCGGACTTGAAAACTTCGGATGTCCGGCTGAGGAGATAGAGGAAAGAATAGATGAAGCTCTTAAAGCTCTTCGCATTGAAAAACTCCGTACCAGAAGTATCGGAACCTTAAGCGGTGGTCAGAAACAGAAAACTGCAATAGCGGCGATGATCGCACTCAGACCGAAAATACTTGTTCTTGACGAACCTACAGGTGAACTTGATCCGCAGAGCAGCCGCGAGATATTCGAACTTCTGAAGGAACTCAACCGGAAATACGGTATGACAGTTATCGTTGTTGAACAGAAAATCATGCTTCAGTGTGAATTTGCTGACAAGCTTCTTGTTATTGACGGAGGAAAGGCAGTTCATTTCGATACTGTTGAAAAGGTACTTGAACACAGTGAAGATCTTGAAAACATGGGCATCAACTGTCCGCGAATCGTAACACTTGCAAGAATGCTCCATGAAAACGGACTTTACAGCGGTGAATATCCGGCTGAACTTGACAGTGCGGAAAAAATGGTTCGCAGTATTCTTTGA